The Terriglobia bacterium genome has a window encoding:
- a CDS encoding HD domain-containing phosphohydrolase: MERVLVVDDEKDCRYALADALRAKGFNAEIAENGREALAVLESQPSTYGLVYSDMRMPELGGIELVENLAGLDPTIVAVLLTGQADPRSPVAAMRAGAFDFLSKPFTMSELEISLARATERRHMLVRHENDRAGLRNLLDTSEAEKKRLVTRHEEERQKIFVSSIRAHARSIEAKDSYTAAHCDRVERYAEIIARHHGGFDENWIFNLKVGAILHDIGKIGIRSSILCKPGALDALEYDEIRAHPVIGGRIVRSLGGLNLEPIVRHHHEHFDGTGYPWGLKGDAIPLESRIVLIADTFDAMTSDRPYRRCMNTDLALAELENHAGAQFDPYMVRVALDAAPQLDAARLEHSENGKREYFSSSF; the protein is encoded by the coding sequence ATGGAACGGGTGTTAGTTGTCGACGACGAAAAAGATTGCCGGTATGCGCTTGCAGACGCGCTCAGAGCAAAAGGTTTTAATGCCGAAATAGCCGAAAACGGGCGTGAGGCTCTGGCTGTTCTCGAAAGCCAGCCCTCCACCTACGGCCTGGTCTACTCCGACATGCGAATGCCGGAACTTGGCGGGATCGAACTCGTCGAGAATCTCGCCGGCCTCGACCCGACAATCGTGGCCGTTCTGCTCACCGGACAGGCGGATCCCCGAAGCCCGGTCGCCGCGATGCGGGCCGGCGCCTTCGATTTCCTCAGCAAACCGTTCACCATGAGCGAGCTTGAAATCAGTCTCGCCCGCGCGACGGAACGGCGGCACATGCTTGTCCGTCACGAGAACGATCGGGCGGGTTTACGGAATCTTCTCGACACCAGTGAAGCGGAGAAGAAGCGTCTTGTCACCCGGCACGAAGAAGAACGGCAGAAGATTTTCGTGTCGTCCATTCGCGCTCACGCGCGTTCGATCGAAGCCAAGGATTCATATACAGCAGCCCACTGCGATCGCGTCGAACGATACGCGGAAATCATTGCCAGACATCACGGCGGATTCGACGAAAACTGGATCTTCAATCTGAAAGTCGGTGCGATCCTGCACGACATTGGAAAGATTGGCATTCGCAGCTCCATTCTTTGCAAACCCGGCGCGCTGGATGCCCTGGAATACGATGAAATCCGGGCACATCCGGTGATCGGCGGGCGTATCGTGCGGTCGCTGGGCGGGCTCAATCTCGAGCCTATCGTCCGTCACCATCATGAACATTTTGATGGAACAGGTTATCCGTGGGGACTGAAGGGGGACGCAATTCCACTCGAGTCGCGAATCGTCCTGATCGCGGACACGTTCGACGCCATGACCAGCGACCGGCCATACCGGCGGTGCATGAACACCGATCTTGCTCTAGCCGAGCTGGAAAACCACGCGGGCGCGCAATTCGATCCTTATATGGTACGAGTCGCGCTCGACGCGGCCCCGCAACTCGACGCCGCGCGCCTGGAACATTCTGAGAACGGGAAGCGGGAGTATTTCAGTTCAAGTTTTTAG
- a CDS encoding VWA domain-containing protein gives MNARKHVWIGSIVILCVLCAGAVHITAQTSQQPAAQETTAQETPAPATPPADVQDPQDPRYRLNINVELVNVTATVLDDQGKYLDGLKVDDFQIFENGEKQKISFFSHDLRVPVSVGVLIDSSGSMRHKLQQALQTVREVALALSPQDEMFVVQFSSDVQMRQHFTSNMQDVQKSLRDIRAGGETAAYDAIQTGMEEMKKAKHNKKILLMVTDGFDTKSHINSTQVEDILKRSEVLVYAIGIDDDDDDPLALGRTRYHIYHYMLGRLTSISGGRAFRLFTGRNYALNGLAEVLLEELHQQYTLGYYPTTLSDKNTWREVDVKVSKPGSQIRHRTGYYVTEAKAAKNLN, from the coding sequence ATGAACGCACGAAAGCACGTTTGGATAGGCTCAATTGTCATTCTTTGCGTGTTATGCGCCGGAGCAGTTCATATCACGGCACAAACATCGCAGCAACCTGCAGCTCAGGAAACCACCGCGCAGGAAACCCCGGCGCCTGCAACTCCGCCTGCCGATGTCCAGGATCCCCAGGATCCGCGATACCGGTTGAACATCAACGTCGAGCTGGTCAATGTAACGGCGACGGTTCTCGACGATCAGGGCAAATACCTCGACGGCCTGAAGGTCGACGACTTCCAGATCTTCGAGAACGGCGAAAAGCAGAAAATCTCATTCTTCTCGCATGATCTCCGCGTCCCTGTCAGCGTCGGCGTCCTGATCGATTCCAGCGGCAGCATGCGGCACAAACTGCAACAGGCCCTCCAGACCGTGCGCGAGGTCGCGCTGGCTCTGTCGCCGCAGGACGAAATGTTTGTCGTGCAATTCTCTTCCGATGTGCAGATGCGCCAACACTTCACCTCGAACATGCAGGACGTGCAAAAAAGCCTGAGAGATATCCGGGCCGGCGGCGAAACCGCCGCTTATGACGCCATCCAGACCGGCATGGAGGAAATGAAGAAGGCGAAGCACAACAAGAAGATCCTGCTGATGGTCACGGACGGCTTCGATACGAAGAGCCACATCAATTCGACTCAGGTCGAAGACATCCTGAAGCGTTCGGAGGTCCTTGTCTACGCCATCGGCATCGATGATGACGATGACGATCCTCTTGCCCTGGGCCGCACCCGGTACCACATCTATCACTACATGCTCGGGCGCCTGACCAGTATCAGCGGCGGGCGGGCTTTCCGGCTGTTTACCGGTAGAAATTATGCGTTGAACGGTCTTGCGGAAGTTCTTCTTGAAGAATTACACCAGCAATACACGCTGGGGTACTACCCGACGACCCTCTCGGATAAGAACACATGGCGGGAGGTCGATGTGAAAGTCAGTAAACCCGGTTCACAGATTCGCCATCGAACGGGGTATTACGTCACCGAAGCCAAAGCGGCTAAAAACTTGAACTGA
- a CDS encoding 2Fe-2S iron-sulfur cluster-binding protein, translated as MNEEPPAPATQKFSITFLPMNVTVEVDPEKIPYGHTGLPGSILDIALSNGIEIDHACGGVCACSTCHCIVREGGQSIPEITDTEEEELSYAPGLTPNSRLSCQSVPDGSRNLIVEIPNWNRNAVREGH; from the coding sequence GTGAACGAAGAACCTCCTGCTCCGGCGACGCAGAAGTTCAGCATCACATTTCTGCCGATGAATGTGACCGTGGAGGTTGACCCCGAGAAGATCCCGTACGGGCATACGGGTCTTCCGGGAAGCATCCTCGACATCGCGCTCTCGAACGGAATCGAAATCGACCACGCGTGCGGCGGTGTATGCGCCTGTTCCACTTGCCATTGCATCGTGCGCGAAGGCGGGCAATCGATTCCCGAGATAACGGACACCGAAGAGGAAGAGCTGTCCTATGCTCCCGGGCTGACGCCGAATAGCCGTCTGAGTTGCCAGAGCGTTCCCGATGGCAGCCGGAATCTCATCGTCGAGATACCTAACTGGAACCGCAACGCGGTACGCGAAGGCCACTGA